In Rosa chinensis cultivar Old Blush chromosome 1, RchiOBHm-V2, whole genome shotgun sequence, a genomic segment contains:
- the LOC112192236 gene encoding protein transport protein Sec61 subunit beta yields MAQGSSQSQATSSSTTSRLGVMAPRGSAAATAGMHNRHIGGGDNSSSRGMGCSGSGSGAGNNILRFYIDDTPGLKISPTVMLVMSLCFIGFITALHIFGKLYLHRSTDEA; encoded by the coding sequence ATGGCTCAAGGCTCATCTCAGTCCCAAGCGACGTCGTCTTCCACGACCTCACGCCTCGGCGTCATGGCTCCTCGTGGTTCAGCTGCTGCCACAGCTGGAATGCACAACCGTCATATCGGTGGAGGCGACAACTCCAGCTCCAGAGGCATGGGCTGCAGCGGCAGTGGCTCTGGTGCCGGAAACAACATACTCAGGTTCTACATCGACGACACTCCTGGCTTGAAGATCTCCCCCACCGTCATGCTTGTCATGAGCCTATGCTTCATCGGCTTCATCACTGCCCTCCACATCTTCGGCAAGCTCTACCTCCACCGATCCACCGACGAAGCTTAA